Proteins from a genomic interval of Verrucomicrobiota bacterium:
- a CDS encoding VanZ family protein, which yields MLWVRSLLKYWLAVVLWMLIIFSFSGDTQSGQHSSRIIGPILHWLFPDMPQTRVDEIVFFARKCAHEAEYAVFAILLWRARNKPSKDKRPAWRWSEARFIVLLAMAYAATDEFHQAFVPSRESSVVDVLIDAFGAALGLILVWGFGRWRRYW from the coding sequence GTGCTCTGGGTGCGTTCGCTCTTGAAATACTGGCTGGCCGTCGTCCTCTGGATGTTGATCATCTTTTCCTTTTCCGGCGACACCCAATCTGGCCAGCACAGTTCGCGGATCATCGGACCGATTCTCCACTGGCTTTTCCCGGACATGCCGCAGACGCGGGTTGACGAAATCGTGTTCTTCGCGCGCAAGTGCGCCCATGAAGCTGAATACGCCGTGTTCGCCATCCTGCTTTGGCGCGCGCGCAACAAACCGTCCAAGGACAAACGCCCCGCCTGGCGATGGTCGGAGGCCCGGTTCATTGTGTTGCTGGCGATGGCTTATGCCGCCACGGACGAATTTCACCAGGCTTTCGTGCCGAGTCGCGAGAGTTCGGTGGTGGATGTACTGATTGACGCATTTGGCGCGGCGCTTGGTTTGATTTTGGTCTGGGGTTTTGGCCGGTGGCGAAGATACTGGTGA
- a CDS encoding pyridoxine 5'-phosphate synthase translates to MLKLGLNIDHVATLREARYRGREWGEPDPVAAALIGEAAGAHGITVHLREDRRHIQDRDIWKLKEAIKTRLNFEMANAPEIIAIALKQKPHVVCLVPERRQEVTTEGGLDVAGHWQELAETRKKMNDAGIEVSLFIAPDAAQIEASARVGAQFVELHTGAFAEEFGKAESGKQKPEIEIQRLIAGAKQAHALGLKVNAGHGLNYQNTSEIHRVPHLIELNTGHSIISRAVTVGLATAVKEMLKLMENYPG, encoded by the coding sequence ATGTTAAAACTCGGACTCAACATCGACCACGTCGCCACGTTGCGCGAAGCGCGCTATCGCGGGCGCGAGTGGGGCGAGCCGGACCCCGTCGCTGCGGCTTTGATTGGCGAAGCGGCGGGCGCGCACGGCATCACCGTCCATCTGCGCGAAGACCGGCGGCACATTCAGGATCGCGATATTTGGAAGTTGAAGGAAGCGATCAAGACCCGGCTCAATTTCGAGATGGCCAATGCGCCGGAGATCATCGCCATTGCGCTGAAACAGAAGCCGCACGTCGTCTGCCTCGTGCCTGAACGCCGCCAGGAAGTCACGACGGAAGGCGGACTCGACGTCGCCGGTCATTGGCAGGAACTGGCCGAGACCCGGAAAAAGATGAACGATGCCGGCATCGAGGTCAGCTTGTTCATCGCGCCCGACGCGGCGCAGATTGAAGCCTCGGCACGTGTCGGCGCGCAGTTCGTCGAACTCCACACCGGCGCGTTCGCGGAAGAGTTTGGAAAAGCAGAAAGCGGAAAGCAGAAACCTGAAATTGAAATCCAGCGGTTGATTGCCGGCGCGAAACAGGCGCATGCGCTGGGATTGAAGGTCAACGCCGGGCATGGGTTGAATTATCAGAATACATCTGAGATTCACCGTGTGCCTCACTTGATCGAATTGAACACCGGTCACAGCATCATCAGCCGCGCCGTCACGGTCGGCCTCGCCACCGCCGTCAAAGAAATGCTCAAGCTGATGGAAAACTATCCGGGTTGA
- a CDS encoding holo-ACP synthase, producing the protein MILGTGIDIIEVERIRTSFEKFGERFVNRILHPAEIAYCLSHKNPAPFIAARFAAKEAISKAFGTGIGASLGWHDMEICRKESGEPYVVLHGKGKELLEKRYARAVLVSLSHTQNYAAVVAILEA; encoded by the coding sequence GTGATCCTTGGCACAGGCATCGACATCATTGAGGTGGAACGCATCCGCACGTCCTTTGAGAAGTTCGGCGAACGGTTCGTGAACCGCATCCTGCATCCGGCGGAGATTGCCTATTGTCTCTCACACAAAAATCCCGCGCCTTTCATCGCCGCGCGGTTCGCGGCCAAGGAAGCGATCTCCAAGGCGTTCGGCACCGGCATCGGCGCATCACTCGGCTGGCACGACATGGAGATCTGCCGCAAGGAATCGGGCGAACCTTACGTCGTTCTGCACGGCAAAGGAAAAGAGTTGCTGGAAAAACGGTATGCGCGCGCGGTGCTTGTCAGTCTTAGCCACACCCAGAATTACGCGGCGGTTGTTGCGATTCTGGAAGCGTAG
- the folB gene encoding dihydroneopterin aldolase, whose protein sequence is MDKITISELEIFSRVGVPDAERAQPQRLLVTVEMGHDFSAAATRDDLWSTIDYHAVANRLLHFGEGRSWKLIETLATAMAEMILKEFKPQTVSVELKKFVIPKARYVSVIVVKGR, encoded by the coding sequence ATGGATAAGATCACGATCTCCGAACTGGAAATATTTTCGCGTGTCGGCGTGCCGGACGCGGAACGCGCGCAACCCCAGCGTTTGCTCGTGACAGTGGAGATGGGGCATGATTTCTCGGCGGCGGCGACCCGGGATGACTTGTGGAGCACCATTGACTATCACGCGGTCGCGAATCGGTTGCTTCATTTCGGCGAAGGGAGGAGTTGGAAACTGATTGAGACGCTGGCAACGGCGATGGCCGAAATGATTCTGAAGGAGTTCAAACCGCAAACCGTTTCCGTGGAGTTGAAGAAGTTCGTCATTCCCAAAGCTCGCTACGTGTCGGTCATCGTGGTCAAGGGCCGCTGA
- a CDS encoding ComEC/Rec2 family competence protein — translation MKRPLVMVALLYSGGLLLADFLQVPLVGLIVVTLSLAVGALLWAKARSVLLGLLVLLAGWTNLTLRTAIISPIDLRVVVGERTEFITLRGALSETPYQRVYEHHDQEPSWRTMSLVDVSELRFQKQIWRPTFGGVAISTPGILSSNFFAGQTVEVTGILRAPKGAVADGLFDYRTYLRRQGIYYQLQVASLRDWEIVSSTNAPPSPPISDRFFVWAKRTLALGLPVEDEPLRLLWAMTLGWKTALTNEVNEPFMRSGTMHIFAISGLHIALIAGILVAVLRVLQVPRAVCGLVVIPLIWFYTGVTGWQASAIRSTVMMTIIIAGWSLKRPSDLLNSLAAAAFIILIWDPQQLFQASFQLSFFVVLSLALFVPVLEKIRKRWLQSDPLLPGELRPRWQRWLNVPIYYVTAGLTTSLAAWLGSIPLIAYYFHLFTPVSLLANLIVVPLSSLALMSNLASLIVGGWFPACAELFNHSAWFWMLLMLRVSEWAANLPGGCVYIAAPSAIGFIFYYALLVSLMGGWLKRPRWRVWVAAGLALLGVAWLSHWQQERTTTRLTILPLNGGHAVYFDAPGHKNDLLVDCGNTNAAQFIVKPFLRAQGVNRLNRLLLTHGDLRQVGGAELVGDAFSVKQIATSPIQFRSPTYRNILERLERNPEKRQHVARDDRIGPWTILHPKSDDHFPQADDSSVVLSGNIQGTRILLLSDLGRPGQEVLLERTPELRADIVVTGLPTGSEPISDALLDVVQPRVIVITDSEFPATRRANEKLRERLAKRNAQVIYTRTSGAVTFFLRANHWELKPMSGDRLLK, via the coding sequence ATGAAACGACCACTCGTAATGGTGGCGTTGCTTTACAGTGGCGGCCTGTTGCTGGCCGACTTTTTACAGGTGCCACTGGTGGGACTAATTGTTGTCACGCTCAGTCTCGCCGTGGGCGCATTGTTGTGGGCCAAGGCGCGCTCCGTGCTCCTCGGCCTCCTTGTCCTCCTGGCGGGTTGGACCAATCTCACACTTCGCACCGCGATTATTTCGCCAATTGATTTGCGCGTGGTGGTCGGTGAGCGGACCGAATTCATCACACTCCGGGGCGCGCTGAGCGAAACGCCCTACCAGCGTGTTTACGAACACCACGACCAAGAACCATCGTGGCGCACGATGTCACTGGTGGATGTCAGTGAACTGCGGTTCCAAAAACAAATCTGGCGACCCACTTTTGGTGGCGTCGCCATCAGCACGCCGGGAATTCTTTCCTCCAACTTCTTCGCCGGACAAACCGTGGAAGTCACCGGCATTCTCCGCGCGCCGAAAGGTGCCGTGGCGGATGGGCTTTTCGATTACCGAACTTATCTGCGCCGCCAGGGAATTTATTACCAGTTACAGGTTGCCTCGCTGAGAGACTGGGAAATTGTTTCCTCCACCAACGCGCCGCCATCACCGCCCATTTCGGATCGTTTTTTCGTCTGGGCCAAGAGAACGCTCGCGCTAGGCTTGCCGGTGGAAGATGAACCGCTTCGTTTGCTCTGGGCGATGACACTCGGCTGGAAGACTGCGCTCACGAACGAAGTCAACGAACCGTTCATGCGCTCCGGCACGATGCACATTTTTGCGATCAGTGGACTGCACATCGCGTTGATAGCCGGCATCCTTGTCGCGGTGCTGCGGGTGCTGCAAGTGCCGCGCGCCGTTTGCGGCTTGGTGGTGATCCCGCTGATCTGGTTTTACACCGGCGTTACGGGCTGGCAGGCGTCGGCGATTCGCTCCACCGTCATGATGACGATCATCATTGCCGGCTGGTCGCTCAAACGCCCCAGTGATCTGCTGAATTCGCTGGCCGCCGCCGCGTTCATCATTTTGATCTGGGACCCGCAGCAACTTTTTCAAGCCAGCTTTCAACTTTCCTTTTTTGTCGTGTTGAGCCTGGCGCTGTTCGTGCCGGTGCTGGAAAAGATCCGCAAACGATGGCTGCAATCCGATCCCTTGTTGCCCGGCGAATTGCGTCCCCGCTGGCAACGCTGGCTCAACGTGCCGATCTATTATGTCACCGCCGGTCTGACCACTTCACTGGCGGCGTGGTTGGGATCGATTCCTTTGATCGCTTACTACTTTCATCTGTTCACGCCGGTTAGTTTGCTCGCCAACTTGATTGTCGTGCCGCTGAGCAGTCTCGCCTTGATGAGCAATCTTGCCAGCCTCATCGTCGGTGGTTGGTTTCCCGCCTGCGCTGAATTGTTCAACCACAGCGCCTGGTTTTGGATGCTGTTGATGCTGCGCGTCAGCGAATGGGCGGCGAACCTGCCGGGCGGTTGCGTTTATATCGCCGCGCCTTCGGCCATCGGTTTCATCTTCTACTACGCGCTGCTCGTCAGCCTGATGGGCGGCTGGCTCAAGCGGCCGCGCTGGCGGGTCTGGGTCGCGGCTGGACTGGCATTGCTCGGTGTCGCCTGGTTGTCCCATTGGCAACAAGAACGAACGACCACACGCCTGACGATTCTTCCGTTGAACGGTGGCCACGCGGTTTACTTCGACGCACCCGGCCACAAGAATGATCTGCTGGTAGATTGCGGAAACACGAACGCGGCCCAATTCATCGTGAAGCCATTTCTGCGCGCGCAAGGCGTGAACCGGTTGAACCGACTGCTGCTCACTCACGGCGACCTGCGGCAGGTGGGCGGAGCGGAACTGGTTGGCGACGCTTTTTCAGTGAAACAAATCGCCACCAGTCCCATCCAATTCCGCTCGCCGACCTACCGAAATATTTTGGAACGGTTGGAACGCAATCCTGAAAAACGGCAACACGTCGCCCGTGACGACCGAATCGGCCCGTGGACCATACTGCATCCGAAGTCGGACGACCATTTTCCACAGGCAGACGACAGTTCGGTGGTGTTGTCCGGCAATATTCAAGGCACGCGCATTCTGCTGCTCTCGGATTTGGGGCGGCCGGGTCAGGAAGTTTTGCTGGAACGCACGCCGGAGTTGCGTGCCGACATCGTGGTCACGGGCCTGCCGACCGGCAGCGAACCAATCAGCGACGCATTGCTCGATGTTGTTCAACCGCGAGTGATTGTCATTACCGACTCGGAATTTCCCGCCACGCGTCGCGCGAACGAGAAGTTGCGGGAACGTTTGGCGAAAAGAAATGCGCAAGTGATTTACACGCGCACGAGCGGAGCGGTCACATTTTTCCTTCGTGCGAACCATTGGGAATTGAAGCCGATGAGCGGAGATCGGTTGCTAAAGTAA